In one window of Opitutus sp. GAS368 DNA:
- a CDS encoding Ig-like domain-containing protein — protein MKSLIRTLLAATVLGFLAQAARAVEATWNYAVQVSAAVQASPAKITLTWPQDTTATPTSYTVYRKAPGATSWGSGTVLAGTVLTYADTSVAVGTVYEYQIVKNAGTYSGYGYIQAGINVPLVENRGKVVLIVDNTYAANLAAELTRLQQDLAGDGWTVLRHDVSRTATVPSVKALIQADYTADPANVKAVFLFGHVPVPYSGQLNPDGHPDHVGAWPADVYYGNMSGTWTDSTVNFTQTVNTDPVDAARLTNLPGDGKFDQTTIPGTVELQVGRVDLANMPGRTTWGGPATFLSEQELLRQYLGKDHNYRAGLMPVQRRAIVGDYFGIRSGEAFSSSAYGAATAFFGANNITNLNTQYNDQQGVWVPALAAGNYLFAYGCGAGSYLTIAGLGNFDVNHNTNTVEVVTNNVHGVFNLVFGSWHGDWDHEDDVMRSLLCTTTNGLTAAWSGRPHWFMHPMGLGETVGYTARLTQNNTGLYQNQINSSANLIHVALMGDPTLRLHVVAPPGTLSGTLAGSSAALAWTPSPDTVLGYHVYRATSATGPFTRLTSSPVTGTTFTDPSAPSGATYMVRAVKLETSSSGTYNNASQGVFWTVGGASVPVSDTTPPTVSLAAPLAGATVSGTAVAVSANAADNVGVVGVQFKLDGNNLGSEVLAAPFSVTWNSTLAANGPHTLSAVARDLAGNTATATTVNVNVSNTGTSTTFVWVDDALPAGASGSGTGGDTWTWVSSNPTPFSGTKAHQTNIASGLHEHSFNWASATMPVATGDKLFAYIYLDPANLPSEIMISWQGNNWEHRAYWGSNLITYGTNNTASRFYVGALPAAGQWVRLEVPASSVGLEGQTITGMSFSLYNGRATWDYIGKVSGSGSTPPVTDTTPPTVSVSAPANGATVSGGSVVVTANASDNVGVAGVQFKLDGANLGAEVTAAPYSFSWDSTLSANGVHTLSAVARDAAGNTATATNVTVTVSNVVIDTTPPTVSITAPANGATVTGGSVMVTANASDNVGVAGVQFKLDGANLGAEQTVVPYSFSWDSTLSLNGSHTLSAVARDAAGNTATATTVTVLVSNAVTPPPASTADVVWVDDALPAGAWGSSTGGDAWTWVTSNPAPYSGSVAHQSNLASGIHEHSFNGATATLAINTGDVLFTYVYLDPANLPTELMLSFNGNSWEHRAYWGANTILYGTDGTASRYRVGNLPAAGQWVRLEVPASVLGLEGQTLTGMSFSLVGGRATWDKTGKGAPAPVSPTVTVSPATASATIGGSNAVLTFARTGATTAALTVNYVLGGTAVKWNDYRTTNGDMPVAVTIPAGAASATCTIVAVANSTNANPETASFTLAADPTYTVGSASSATLTLLASAATPTPTPTPTPTPTPTPTPTPTPSGSYNVATIPASNPTDYLALEQPLVGDNALRIASPSVLELQRINTKLSTATTVDCWDFVSSTSTLTAPAAGKFTVTVNGSPVTVTGVGFKRRPLYAPLATYMLRIESDLYLTLATPVPSGAQVVVTNPDASLWPATMTFAATAHPLRYSPAIHVNQEGYMPAYAKKAEVGYYLGSLGEMAIPASAGFQVVDASSGAVVFTGSLVAHPDTGWTYSPTPYQQVYEADFSAFTTPGRYYLTVPGLGASVPFKINEGIAMAWARAYALGLYHQRCGTTNAMPFTRFVHDACHTGPASVPSPAANFPFTWTTVASYANNINTNNPTQIAPALTSESAQLYPFVNQGTLDVSGGHHDAGDYSKYTINSASLIHELMFAVDSIPGISDLDNLGTPESGDGISDVMQEAKWEADFLAKMQDADGGFYFLVYPMNREYESNVLPDKGDPQVVWPKNTAASAAATAALAEIASSPKFKAAYPTAAANYLAKAKLGWTFLTNAIAKYGKAGAYQKITHYGDDFTHDDELAWAATAMFVATGDQTIHATLKSWYDPANPATWRWGWWHCYMSWGNAVRSYAFAATSGRLPASALDATFLAKCQAEILAAGDDGVTWAQQSAYGTSFPTDTKHVNSAGWYFSGTQAFDMAVANQVTAKPAYLDAILRNLNYEAGTNPINQSYVTGLGLKRQHEIVHQYAQNDRRDLPPSGIPLGNIQTGPVYTATYGTTLASLVFPADSAGTAPYPFYDRWSDTFNVTTEFVHLDTARSLIAYASVGAQTSLKTQAWKPVAATITGLTATLLAGTPVTATLTPPAGIDLTGATIVWEAASQPAHYGTSFTFTPSAYGQQWVEAEATLADGRRVFAVQNFFTDNGLSNVTVVATSATMSISNPSITAAFTFTRSGSTSQALTVNYSLTGSAVKWNDYRTPAGDMPVSITIPAGATSATLTIVAVANTTGANPETVVVTVTPDTTYNAGSPAFATATITN, from the coding sequence ATGAAATCACTCATTCGCACGCTCCTCGCCGCCACGGTCCTCGGGTTCCTCGCCCAGGCCGCGCGTGCCGTTGAAGCCACTTGGAACTACGCGGTGCAAGTCAGCGCCGCTGTGCAGGCGTCTCCTGCCAAAATCACGCTCACCTGGCCGCAGGACACGACCGCGACGCCGACGAGCTACACCGTCTACCGCAAGGCGCCCGGCGCCACCTCTTGGGGTTCGGGCACCGTGCTCGCGGGCACCGTCCTGACCTATGCCGACACCAGCGTCGCCGTGGGCACCGTCTACGAATACCAGATCGTCAAGAACGCCGGCACGTATTCCGGCTATGGCTACATCCAGGCCGGCATCAACGTGCCGCTGGTCGAGAACCGCGGGAAAGTCGTCCTCATCGTCGACAACACCTACGCGGCCAATCTCGCGGCCGAGCTTACGCGCCTCCAGCAGGACCTCGCCGGCGACGGCTGGACCGTGCTGCGCCACGACGTCAGCCGCACCGCCACCGTCCCGAGCGTGAAGGCGCTCATCCAGGCCGACTACACCGCCGACCCGGCGAACGTGAAGGCGGTCTTCCTCTTCGGCCACGTGCCCGTGCCGTATTCCGGCCAGCTCAACCCCGACGGCCACCCCGACCACGTCGGCGCCTGGCCCGCGGACGTCTATTACGGCAACATGAGCGGCACCTGGACCGACTCCACCGTCAACTTCACGCAGACGGTCAACACCGATCCCGTCGACGCCGCCCGCCTGACCAATCTCCCGGGCGACGGCAAGTTCGACCAGACGACGATCCCCGGCACCGTCGAGCTCCAGGTCGGCCGTGTCGATCTCGCCAACATGCCCGGCCGCACCACCTGGGGCGGCCCGGCCACCTTCCTCAGCGAGCAGGAACTGCTCCGCCAGTATCTGGGCAAGGACCACAACTACCGCGCCGGTCTCATGCCCGTGCAGCGCCGCGCCATCGTCGGTGACTATTTCGGCATCCGCAGCGGCGAGGCGTTCTCGTCCAGCGCCTACGGCGCCGCGACGGCGTTCTTCGGCGCGAACAACATCACCAACCTCAACACCCAGTACAACGACCAGCAGGGCGTCTGGGTGCCCGCGCTCGCGGCCGGCAACTACCTCTTCGCCTACGGTTGCGGCGCCGGCAGCTATCTGACCATCGCCGGCCTGGGCAACTTCGACGTCAATCACAACACCAACACGGTCGAGGTCGTCACCAACAACGTCCACGGCGTGTTCAACCTCGTCTTCGGCAGCTGGCACGGCGACTGGGACCACGAGGACGACGTCATGCGTTCGCTCCTCTGCACCACGACCAACGGCCTGACGGCGGCGTGGTCGGGCCGCCCGCACTGGTTCATGCATCCCATGGGCCTCGGCGAGACCGTCGGCTACACCGCACGGCTGACGCAGAACAACACCGGACTCTACCAGAACCAGATCAACAGCTCGGCCAACCTGATCCACGTCGCGCTCATGGGCGATCCCACGCTGCGCCTGCACGTCGTCGCCCCCCCGGGCACGCTCTCCGGCACGCTCGCCGGTTCCAGCGCCGCGCTGGCCTGGACCCCCTCGCCCGACACCGTGCTCGGCTATCACGTCTACCGCGCGACCTCGGCCACCGGCCCGTTCACGCGCCTGACCAGCTCGCCCGTCACGGGCACGACATTCACGGATCCGTCCGCCCCCTCGGGTGCGACCTACATGGTCCGCGCCGTGAAACTCGAGACCTCCTCGAGCGGCACCTATAACAACGCCTCGCAGGGCGTCTTCTGGACCGTCGGCGGCGCGTCCGTCCCGGTTTCTGATACGACCCCCCCCACCGTCTCGCTGGCCGCGCCGCTCGCCGGCGCCACGGTCTCGGGCACCGCGGTTGCGGTCTCGGCCAACGCCGCCGACAACGTCGGCGTCGTCGGTGTGCAGTTCAAGCTCGACGGCAACAACCTCGGTTCCGAGGTCCTCGCCGCCCCGTTCAGCGTCACGTGGAATTCCACGCTGGCCGCCAACGGCCCGCACACGCTGAGCGCCGTCGCCCGCGACCTCGCCGGCAACACCGCCACCGCGACCACCGTGAACGTGAACGTCAGCAACACCGGCACCAGCACGACCTTCGTCTGGGTCGATGACGCCCTCCCGGCCGGCGCCTCCGGTTCCGGCACGGGTGGCGACACCTGGACCTGGGTCAGCAGCAACCCCACGCCGTTCTCCGGCACGAAGGCCCACCAGACCAACATCGCCTCCGGCCTGCACGAGCACTCGTTCAACTGGGCGAGCGCCACCATGCCGGTCGCGACCGGGGACAAGCTGTTCGCCTACATCTACCTCGATCCCGCCAACCTGCCGTCCGAAATCATGATCAGCTGGCAGGGCAACAACTGGGAGCACCGCGCCTACTGGGGCTCGAACCTCATCACTTACGGCACGAACAACACCGCCAGCCGCTTCTACGTGGGCGCGCTGCCCGCCGCCGGCCAGTGGGTGCGCCTCGAAGTCCCGGCCAGCTCGGTCGGCCTCGAGGGCCAGACCATCACCGGCATGAGCTTCTCGCTCTACAACGGTCGCGCCACCTGGGATTACATCGGCAAGGTCTCGGGCTCCGGCTCCACGCCGCCCGTCACCGACACCACCCCCCCGACCGTCTCGGTCTCCGCGCCCGCCAACGGTGCGACGGTCTCCGGTGGCAGCGTCGTCGTCACGGCCAACGCCTCCGATAATGTCGGTGTCGCCGGGGTGCAGTTCAAGCTCGACGGCGCCAACCTCGGCGCCGAGGTCACCGCCGCGCCCTACAGCTTCTCGTGGGATTCCACGCTGTCTGCCAACGGCGTGCACACGCTGAGCGCCGTCGCGCGCGACGCGGCCGGCAACACGGCCACGGCGACCAACGTCACGGTCACCGTCAGCAACGTCGTGATCGACACGACCCCGCCTACCGTCTCGATCACCGCGCCGGCCAACGGCGCCACCGTCACCGGCGGCAGCGTCATGGTCACAGCGAACGCGTCCGACAATGTCGGTGTCGCCGGGGTGCAGTTCAAGCTCGACGGCGCCAACCTCGGTGCCGAGCAAACGGTGGTCCCCTACAGCTTCTCGTGGGATTCCACGCTGTCGCTGAACGGCTCGCACACGCTGAGCGCGGTCGCGCGCGACGCGGCCGGCAACACCGCCACGGCGACCACCGTAACCGTCCTGGTCAGCAACGCCGTCACGCCGCCGCCGGCCTCGACCGCCGACGTCGTGTGGGTGGACGACGCGTTGCCCGCCGGTGCGTGGGGCAGCAGCACCGGCGGCGATGCGTGGACCTGGGTGACCAGCAACCCCGCGCCATACTCCGGCTCGGTGGCCCACCAGAGCAACCTCGCCTCCGGCATCCACGAACACTCGTTCAACGGTGCGACCGCCACGCTCGCCATCAACACCGGCGACGTGCTCTTCACCTACGTCTACCTCGATCCGGCCAATCTGCCGACCGAGCTCATGCTGAGCTTCAACGGCAACAGCTGGGAGCACCGCGCGTATTGGGGCGCCAACACGATCCTCTACGGCACCGATGGCACCGCCAGCCGCTATCGTGTCGGTAACCTGCCCGCGGCCGGCCAGTGGGTCCGTCTCGAGGTCCCCGCCAGCGTCCTCGGTCTGGAGGGTCAGACCCTCACCGGCATGAGCTTCTCGCTCGTCGGCGGCCGCGCCACCTGGGACAAGACCGGCAAGGGCGCCCCCGCGCCCGTGTCGCCCACCGTCACCGTGTCGCCGGCCACCGCCTCCGCCACCATCGGCGGCAGCAACGCCGTGCTGACGTTCGCACGCACCGGCGCGACCACCGCCGCGCTCACCGTCAACTATGTGCTCGGCGGCACCGCCGTGAAGTGGAACGACTACCGCACCACCAACGGCGACATGCCCGTCGCCGTCACCATCCCGGCCGGCGCGGCGTCGGCGACCTGCACCATCGTGGCGGTCGCCAACTCGACCAACGCCAACCCCGAGACCGCGAGCTTCACGCTCGCGGCCGACCCGACCTACACGGTCGGTTCCGCCAGCAGCGCGACGCTCACGCTTCTGGCTTCCGCGGCGACGCCGACACCCACGCCCACACCGACACCGACGCCGACACCGACGCCGACGCCCACGCCTACTCCGTCCGGCTCGTATAATGTGGCCACCATCCCGGCGTCGAATCCGACCGACTACCTCGCGCTGGAGCAGCCGCTCGTCGGCGACAACGCGCTGCGCATCGCTTCGCCCTCCGTGCTCGAGCTGCAACGCATCAACACCAAGTTGTCCACCGCGACCACGGTCGACTGCTGGGACTTCGTCAGCAGCACCAGCACGCTCACCGCGCCGGCCGCGGGCAAGTTCACCGTCACCGTCAACGGCTCGCCGGTTACGGTGACGGGCGTCGGCTTCAAGCGTCGTCCGCTCTACGCGCCGCTCGCGACCTACATGCTGCGGATCGAGAGCGATCTCTACCTCACGCTCGCCACCCCGGTGCCCAGCGGCGCCCAGGTGGTCGTGACCAATCCCGACGCCTCCCTGTGGCCGGCCACGATGACGTTCGCCGCGACGGCGCACCCGCTGCGCTACAGCCCGGCGATCCATGTCAACCAGGAGGGCTACATGCCCGCCTACGCGAAGAAGGCCGAAGTCGGCTACTACCTCGGCAGCCTCGGCGAGATGGCCATCCCGGCCTCCGCCGGCTTCCAGGTGGTCGATGCGTCCTCGGGCGCGGTCGTGTTCACGGGCTCGCTGGTCGCGCACCCCGACACCGGCTGGACTTACTCGCCGACCCCGTATCAACAGGTTTACGAAGCCGACTTCAGCGCGTTCACCACGCCCGGCCGCTACTACCTGACCGTGCCCGGCCTGGGCGCCTCGGTGCCGTTCAAGATCAATGAGGGCATCGCCATGGCCTGGGCCCGCGCCTACGCGCTCGGCCTCTACCACCAGCGCTGCGGCACGACGAACGCCATGCCGTTCACGCGCTTCGTCCACGATGCCTGCCACACCGGGCCGGCCAGCGTGCCTTCACCTGCGGCGAACTTCCCGTTCACCTGGACGACGGTCGCGAGCTATGCGAACAACATTAACACGAACAACCCGACGCAGATCGCGCCCGCGCTCACCAGCGAGTCCGCGCAGCTCTACCCGTTCGTGAACCAGGGGACGCTCGACGTCTCCGGCGGCCACCATGACGCCGGCGACTACAGCAAATACACGATCAACAGCGCCTCGCTCATCCACGAGCTGATGTTCGCCGTCGATTCGATCCCCGGCATCTCCGACCTCGACAACCTCGGCACGCCCGAGAGCGGCGACGGCATCAGCGACGTCATGCAGGAGGCGAAGTGGGAGGCCGACTTCCTCGCCAAGATGCAGGACGCCGACGGCGGCTTCTACTTCCTGGTCTACCCGATGAACCGGGAATACGAGAGCAACGTGCTCCCCGACAAGGGCGACCCGCAGGTGGTCTGGCCGAAGAACACCGCCGCCTCGGCCGCCGCCACCGCGGCGCTCGCCGAGATCGCCTCCTCGCCGAAGTTCAAGGCCGCCTATCCGACCGCCGCCGCGAACTACCTCGCCAAGGCGAAGCTCGGCTGGACGTTCCTCACCAACGCCATCGCCAAATACGGCAAGGCCGGCGCCTACCAGAAGATCACGCACTACGGCGACGACTTCACGCACGACGACGAACTCGCCTGGGCGGCCACCGCGATGTTTGTCGCGACGGGGGACCAGACGATCCATGCCACGCTCAAGTCCTGGTATGATCCGGCCAATCCCGCCACCTGGCGCTGGGGCTGGTGGCACTGCTACATGAGCTGGGGCAACGCCGTCCGCTCCTACGCCTTCGCGGCCACCAGCGGCCGCCTCCCGGCAAGCGCGCTCGACGCCACCTTCCTGGCCAAGTGCCAGGCGGAAATCCTGGCGGCCGGCGACGACGGTGTCACCTGGGCGCAGCAAAGCGCCTACGGCACCAGCTTCCCGACCGACACGAAGCACGTGAACAGCGCGGGCTGGTATTTCTCCGGCACGCAGGCGTTCGACATGGCCGTGGCGAACCAGGTCACCGCCAAGCCCGCGTATCTGGACGCGATCCTCCGCAACCTCAACTACGAGGCCGGCACCAATCCGATCAACCAGTCCTACGTCACCGGCCTCGGCCTGAAGCGCCAGCACGAGATCGTGCACCAATACGCGCAGAACGACCGCCGCGATCTGCCGCCCTCGGGCATTCCGCTGGGCAACATCCAGACCGGCCCGGTCTACACCGCGACCTACGGCACCACGCTGGCGTCGCTCGTGTTCCCGGCCGATTCCGCCGGCACCGCGCCCTATCCGTTCTACGACCGCTGGAGCGACACGTTCAACGTCACGACCGAGTTCGTGCACCTCGACACCGCGCGCAGCCTGATCGCCTACGCCTCCGTCGGCGCGCAGACCTCGCTCAAGACCCAGGCGTGGAAGCCGGTCGCCGCGACCATCACCGGCCTGACGGCCACGCTCCTCGCCGGCACGCCGGTCACCGCGACGCTCACGCCTCCGGCGGGCATCGACCTCACGGGCGCGACCATCGTGTGGGAAGCAGCCAGCCAACCGGCCCACTACGGCACGTCCTTCACCTTCACTCCCTCGGCCTATGGCCAGCAGTGGGTGGAGGCGGAGGCCACCCTGGCCGACGGTCGTCGCGTGTTCGCAGTCCAGAACTTCTTTACGGACAACGGACTGTCCAACGTCACGGTCGTCGCCACCAGCGCCACGATGAGCATCTCGAATCCGTCCATCACCGCCGCGTTCACGTTCACCCGCAGCGGGAGCACGAGCCAGGCGCTCACCGTGAACTACTCGCTCACCGGCTCCGCCGTTAAATGGAACGACTACCGCACACCGGCGGGCGACATGCCGGTCTCCATCACAATTCCCGCCGGCGCGACCTCGGCCACCCTGACCATTGTCGCCGTGGCCAACACAACCGGCGCGAACCCAGAGACCGTGGTGGTGACCGTAACGCCCGACACGACCTACAACGCCGGGTCGCCGGCCTTCGCCACCGCCACGATCACAAACTGA